The Bacteroidota bacterium DNA segment TTCACCTGTTAGTATAAAGCTACGTTTGCCTGTTTCATCGGGTTGTAACCCAACTACTCCATCAAAATTATTGGCCTTGCTCTGGTTCAAAAAAATGCGAACCTTTGCCTTGCTTCCTTCAAAATATACTTGGATGGGTTTATATACTGCAACAAAACTTAGTTGTCGTAATTTATTGTCGGCAGAAACGATCATAGATTCATTATAGTTAGTCCCTTTTTTAACCCCTATATAATATTCGATATAGCTTTGCCGTATTTTCGCATCGCCTATCACTTCTACCTGATCTATGATAAACTGTGGCCCTGCGTTGAATATGAGGTTTGCTTCAACAATACGTTCAGTTAAAGTAGTAGGCTTTATATAGAAACTCGCAAAAGGATATCCATTATTTTCATAGATATTTAAAAATTTTTGTATCGATTTTTCTAGAGCTAAACCTGTTGCTTTATTTCCCACTATATGATATATATTTTTGGTATCAACTTGCAAAATATTGGAAGTATCGTTGAAACTTTTTATGATATATTCATATTTGAAACCCTTTGAAATATACAATTCAAATGAAGAGTCTTTATTGCTGATTTCGATGTTGGGGTTCATATATCCAAAAGCAGCCAGTGTTCCCTTTACTTTTTCAAGCAGTTGGGGAAGGTGAAAGGAATCTGCTTGAAATTTGCGGTTGAACGATTTGTACAAAGCCAAATCCTGGCTTGAATCGGAAAGTGTGATATGGACAGGCAAAATCCTTTGTGCATTTGCCACTGAACAAGCAAATACCAATACAAATACGCCTATTATTTTCCGAACAATCATTTTGCTACGAATTACACGAATTATTCCGAATGTTAAACCAATTGTTTTTATAAAACATTCCAAACTGTTTTATAAATTTACAATGGTAATGCCAATAATACATGAAAATAGCATAATAACCTTTGTGTAAATTGGACTATGTTGAATGTTAAATCGATATTATTCACATAAATTTGCAGAAATTTTTTTATACGTGGAATCGCTCATACAATTGCTCAACAAAGGCATCAATGATTATAATACCGCAACGCAAGATTACCAGACTGCTGAGCAACAAAAATACCTAATGGATTTAGGTGGCAAGCGGGTACGTCCGCTGCTGGCTTTAATCTCGTGTCAAATGTTTGGCAAAGACCCCGAGGCCGCATTACCTGCTGCACTGGCCGTAGAGGTATTTCATAATTTTAGTTTGGTACACGATGATATCATGGACCAAGCACCGATGCGAAGGGGCAAAGAAACTGTACATCAAAAATGGAATCCTGCAACTGCGATTCTCACAGGCGATGTGATGTTGGTGAATGCTTATGAATTGCTGCTACAACTTGATAATGATGTGCTCAAACAATCGATGGAATTATTCAGCACCACAGCCATTCAAGTATGCGATGGACAAATGTTGGACATGAGTTTTGAAGACAAAGCAGAAGTTAGTATTAACGAATATATAAATATGATAACTCTAAAGACCGCAGTATTACTGGGCTGTTCGCTCAAGCTGGGAGCTATTGTGGCACAAGCCCCCCATACTTTTGCCAATCATTTATACCATTTTGGGGTGAAACTGGGAATCTCTTTTCAATTGCAAGATGATATATTGGATGTGTATGCAGAAGGTGATGCGTTTGGCAAACAAATAGGAGGTGATATACTGGCCAATAAAAAAACTTTTTTACTTATTTCTGCAATGGAAAAAGCAACAGGCGAAGATAAAAAATTATTAGATTTTTGGTTGACCCATCCCAATCCTGAGCCTCGTGACAAAGTAAAAGCTATAACAGAACTGTATAATAAATTGGGAATTGCAGCACAGGCAAAAAACATGATGGAAAACTATTATAATGACGCAATGGACCTATTGGCAGCAGTGGAAGTAAACCCAGAAGCTAAACAACCATTATATAAATTGGCACAGCAATTATTGAACAGAAATTCTTAATTTCCATATAACAATAAATTCTGAATAGTAT contains these protein-coding regions:
- a CDS encoding polyprenyl synthetase family protein, with protein sequence MESLIQLLNKGINDYNTATQDYQTAEQQKYLMDLGGKRVRPLLALISCQMFGKDPEAALPAALAVEVFHNFSLVHDDIMDQAPMRRGKETVHQKWNPATAILTGDVMLVNAYELLLQLDNDVLKQSMELFSTTAIQVCDGQMLDMSFEDKAEVSINEYINMITLKTAVLLGCSLKLGAIVAQAPHTFANHLYHFGVKLGISFQLQDDILDVYAEGDAFGKQIGGDILANKKTFLLISAMEKATGEDKKLLDFWLTHPNPEPRDKVKAITELYNKLGIAAQAKNMMENYYNDAMDLLAAVEVNPEAKQPLYKLAQQLLNRNS